In a genomic window of Pedobacter sp. KBS0701:
- the hemC gene encoding hydroxymethylbilane synthase: MKKLTIGTRGSDLALWQANHIKDELAAIGIEAEIKIIKTQGDKILNLRLDKLEGKGFFTKELEEELLGGTIDLAVHCLKDLPTTHPEGLIIAALPPREEASEYLLILKDCVDVSQKLSLKKGAMVGTSSNRRKAQLLGLRPDLEIEDLRGNVPTRIQKLRDEDYDAILIAKAGVKRLNLDVTDLHVEELETTEFIPAPAQGALAIQIRANDTELFDALQKLHDPETAETVTVERKVLNLFEGGCHMPLGCYCKKENGKFEIWTSKAETADDFPERLFLRADTTEGLAEKIVAKFSTDRKKPAKVFISREIGEHSYFRRALENNNIEIEGRSLIRTFPIVTVLDQFILKHVDWVFFSSRNSVEYFFNLKPVLPKKTKFGVVGRGSEDALRKFGYIADFVGESGDITEVAEDFAKLVGGQQILFPRAQDSLQSIQKSLPDDAKIIDLPIYETVIEEDIDQSYADVLIFTSPSNVDAYFADNLLEPEQQVIAIGNSTGKKFDEMGVKYALPYSPDEIGLAEAVFGIEMR; this comes from the coding sequence AAGCAGAAATAAAAATCATTAAAACACAGGGTGATAAAATCCTGAATTTAAGATTGGACAAACTGGAAGGCAAAGGCTTTTTTACCAAAGAACTGGAAGAAGAGCTTTTGGGTGGAACAATTGATCTGGCTGTACATTGCCTCAAAGATTTACCTACTACACATCCAGAAGGATTAATTATTGCTGCTTTACCCCCGCGAGAGGAAGCAAGCGAATATTTATTGATTTTAAAAGATTGTGTAGATGTTTCGCAGAAGCTATCGTTAAAAAAAGGTGCAATGGTGGGTACTTCATCTAACCGTCGCAAAGCCCAATTATTGGGTTTACGCCCCGATTTAGAGATTGAAGATTTACGTGGAAATGTACCTACCCGTATCCAAAAGCTCCGTGATGAAGATTACGATGCCATTTTGATTGCGAAAGCAGGTGTTAAGCGCTTAAATCTTGATGTAACCGATTTACATGTAGAAGAATTGGAAACCACTGAATTTATCCCAGCTCCTGCGCAAGGCGCATTGGCTATTCAGATCCGGGCAAATGATACCGAGCTTTTTGATGCACTGCAAAAATTGCATGATCCGGAGACAGCGGAAACAGTAACCGTAGAACGTAAGGTTTTAAACCTTTTTGAAGGTGGTTGCCACATGCCTTTAGGCTGTTATTGCAAAAAGGAAAACGGAAAATTTGAAATATGGACTTCAAAAGCTGAAACTGCTGATGATTTTCCAGAACGTTTGTTTTTACGTGCAGACACTACCGAAGGGTTAGCCGAAAAAATTGTAGCCAAGTTTAGTACAGACAGAAAGAAACCTGCAAAGGTTTTTATTTCGCGAGAAATAGGTGAACACAGTTATTTTCGTAGGGCATTAGAAAATAATAATATTGAAATAGAAGGACGTTCGCTAATACGTACGTTTCCGATTGTAACTGTTTTAGATCAGTTTATACTGAAGCATGTAGACTGGGTTTTCTTCAGTAGCCGCAACAGTGTCGAATATTTTTTCAATCTGAAACCGGTATTGCCCAAGAAAACCAAATTTGGTGTCGTGGGAAGAGGATCGGAGGATGCTTTGCGTAAATTTGGTTATATCGCCGATTTTGTTGGTGAAAGTGGCGATATTACAGAAGTTGCAGAAGATTTTGCGAAATTGGTTGGTGGTCAGCAAATATTGTTTCCAAGGGCGCAGGATTCTTTACAGTCTATTCAAAAATCGTTACCGGATGATGCTAAAATAATCGATCTTCCGATTTATGAAACGGTAATCGAAGAAGATATTGACCAGAGTTATGCTGATGTACTCATTTTTACCAGTCCATCAAATGTTGACGCCTATTTCGCAGATAATTTATTAGAACCCGAGCAACAAGTAATTGCCATTGGAAACTCCACAGGAAAGAAATTTGATGAAATGGGTGTGAAATACGCTTTGCCATATTCGCCAGATGAAATTGGATTGGCCGAAGCAGTGTTTGGAATAGAGATGAGGTAA